In Panicum virgatum strain AP13 chromosome 4N, P.virgatum_v5, whole genome shotgun sequence, a single window of DNA contains:
- the LOC120668885 gene encoding uncharacterized protein LOC120668885 isoform X2 — MLLSTAPVVDENVEELDVAKVIEEGRVRKLKHLMVLVVEFRGGNNLAALEKWLSELDVSWVLHEFKIDESAGSIRMWRQFSFFAESWILALQDINESVSRCFDVTSRKPLASEFVLLVETAVLKMLPFVDAIIAAAVRTSDRPEAIAAAAAQKLQVLIDVSDALSMASEEILPLLSSSSPCIDSTDDGIGMMREHLSTELAKLDEAIWDTMVDMRAGTLVWMEDNGRCGHPCGSSDIHKVTHSIISYTEVLWANYGSLNCILDGAYIRGEFKPHNQSVSHLANLIMETVCSIEDKLARKSQSWFPDESLWFLFLINNACFMLQKLQRIWRLAGFPVPILTLRIDDYINGYLIVSWVPVLRCLCDPATLCCFARTSSPLKQFESTFHKTCAMQKLWKVPDPNMKKRIRKAIVEKVIPVLTQFLEDNSISAPPGVTPKKLEEMLGELFEG; from the coding sequence ATGCTTCTATCCACGGCGCCGGTCGTGGATGAGAACGTGGAGGAACTCGATGTGGCCAAAGTAATCGAGGAAGGTAGGGTGAGGAAGCTCAAGCATCTCATGGTCCTAGTCGTGGAATTCCGCGGGGGTAATAATCTCGCTGCCTTGGAGAAGTGGCTTTCGGAGCTGGATGTCAGCTGGGTTCTCCACGAATTCAAAATCGATGAATCTGCAGGGAGCATCCGTATGTGGAGGCAGTTCAGTTTTTTTGCAGAGAGTTGGATCCTGGCTCTACAAGATATCAATGAATCCGTCTCTAGATGCTTTGATGTAACGAGCAGGAAGCCACTTGCTTCCGAGTTTGTACTTCTTGTTGAAACAGCAGTGTTGAAGATGCTCCCTTTCGTTGATGCCATTATTGCTGCTGCCGTGAGAACCAGCGATCGACCGGAGGCAatagctgcagctgcagctcagaaACTCCAAGTACTGATAGACGTGAGTGATGCTCTTTCCATGGCCTCAGAAGAAATCCTCCCATTATTGTCCTCTTCCTCACCCTGCATAGACTCTACTGATGATGGTATTGGTATGATGAGGGAGCACCTGTCAACAGAGCTCGCCAAACTGGATGAGGCCATATGGGACACAATGGTTGACATGAGGGCTGGTACCTTGGTGTGGATGGAAGACAATGGCCGCTGCGGCCACCCTTGCGGTTCAAGCGACATTCACAAGGTCACACATTCTATAATAAGCTACACCGAGGTGCTCTGGGCCAATTACGGGTCACTGAATTGCATTTTGGATGGCGCATATATCCGTGGTGAATTTAAGCCTCACAATCAAAGTGTTAGCCATCTGGCCAACCTGATCATGGAGACGGTCTGTTCGATAGAAGATAAGCTTGCCAGGAAGTCGCAGTCTTGGTTCCCAGATGAGAGCCTCTGGTTCCTATTCTTGATCAACAATGCCTGCTTCATGTTGCAGAAACTTCAGAGGATTTGGCGCTTGGCAGGCTTCCCCGTGCCCATCCTCACCCTCAGAATTGACGACTACATAAATGGTTACCTCATTGTGTCTTGGGTACCTGTGTTGAGATGCTTGTGTGATCCTGCTACACTTTGTTGCTTCGCTAGAACGTCATCACCTCTGAAACAATTCGAATCAACATTCCATAAGACTTGCGCCATGCAAAAGCTCTGGAAGGTGCCAGACCCTAATATGAAGAAAAGGATTCGGAAAGCCATAGTTGAGAAAGTCATCCCGGTCTTGACACAATTCTTGGAGGATAACAGCATCAGCGCACCTCCAGGAGTCACTCCCAAGAAGCTAGAAGAGATGTTGGGTGAGTTATTTgaaggctga
- the LOC120668885 gene encoding uncharacterized protein LOC120668885 isoform X1, giving the protein MAVASMWRRAWIKSRVFSSATQRAGGDVDGGGGSLQPTYCGSSSSASGTTYTTTTVTVSFDSAGGERSRPFNSSMLLSTAPVVDENVEELDVAKVIEEGRVRKLKHLMVLVVEFRGGNNLAALEKWLSELDVSWVLHEFKIDESAGSIRMWRQFSFFAESWILALQDINESVSRCFDVTSRKPLASEFVLLVETAVLKMLPFVDAIIAAAVRTSDRPEAIAAAAAQKLQVLIDVSDALSMASEEILPLLSSSSPCIDSTDDGIGMMREHLSTELAKLDEAIWDTMVDMRAGTLVWMEDNGRCGHPCGSSDIHKVTHSIISYTEVLWANYGSLNCILDGAYIRGEFKPHNQSVSHLANLIMETVCSIEDKLARKSQSWFPDESLWFLFLINNACFMLQKLQRIWRLAGFPVPILTLRIDDYINGYLIVSWVPVLRCLCDPATLCCFARTSSPLKQFESTFHKTCAMQKLWKVPDPNMKKRIRKAIVEKVIPVLTQFLEDNSISAPPGVTPKKLEEMLGELFEG; this is encoded by the coding sequence ATGGCGGTTGCCTCCATGTGGCGCCGAGCATGGATTAAGTCGAGAGTGTTTTCTTCTGCAACGCAGAGAGCCGGCGGTGatgtcgatggaggaggcggtTCGCTGCAGCCTACCTATTGTGGGAGCAGCTCTTCAGCTTCAGGTACCACCTACACCACCACCACTGTCACCGTGTCATTCGATTCAGCCGGAGGAGAAAGGTCTCGTCCTTTCAATTCATCCATGCTTCTATCCACGGCGCCGGTCGTGGATGAGAACGTGGAGGAACTCGATGTGGCCAAAGTAATCGAGGAAGGTAGGGTGAGGAAGCTCAAGCATCTCATGGTCCTAGTCGTGGAATTCCGCGGGGGTAATAATCTCGCTGCCTTGGAGAAGTGGCTTTCGGAGCTGGATGTCAGCTGGGTTCTCCACGAATTCAAAATCGATGAATCTGCAGGGAGCATCCGTATGTGGAGGCAGTTCAGTTTTTTTGCAGAGAGTTGGATCCTGGCTCTACAAGATATCAATGAATCCGTCTCTAGATGCTTTGATGTAACGAGCAGGAAGCCACTTGCTTCCGAGTTTGTACTTCTTGTTGAAACAGCAGTGTTGAAGATGCTCCCTTTCGTTGATGCCATTATTGCTGCTGCCGTGAGAACCAGCGATCGACCGGAGGCAatagctgcagctgcagctcagaaACTCCAAGTACTGATAGACGTGAGTGATGCTCTTTCCATGGCCTCAGAAGAAATCCTCCCATTATTGTCCTCTTCCTCACCCTGCATAGACTCTACTGATGATGGTATTGGTATGATGAGGGAGCACCTGTCAACAGAGCTCGCCAAACTGGATGAGGCCATATGGGACACAATGGTTGACATGAGGGCTGGTACCTTGGTGTGGATGGAAGACAATGGCCGCTGCGGCCACCCTTGCGGTTCAAGCGACATTCACAAGGTCACACATTCTATAATAAGCTACACCGAGGTGCTCTGGGCCAATTACGGGTCACTGAATTGCATTTTGGATGGCGCATATATCCGTGGTGAATTTAAGCCTCACAATCAAAGTGTTAGCCATCTGGCCAACCTGATCATGGAGACGGTCTGTTCGATAGAAGATAAGCTTGCCAGGAAGTCGCAGTCTTGGTTCCCAGATGAGAGCCTCTGGTTCCTATTCTTGATCAACAATGCCTGCTTCATGTTGCAGAAACTTCAGAGGATTTGGCGCTTGGCAGGCTTCCCCGTGCCCATCCTCACCCTCAGAATTGACGACTACATAAATGGTTACCTCATTGTGTCTTGGGTACCTGTGTTGAGATGCTTGTGTGATCCTGCTACACTTTGTTGCTTCGCTAGAACGTCATCACCTCTGAAACAATTCGAATCAACATTCCATAAGACTTGCGCCATGCAAAAGCTCTGGAAGGTGCCAGACCCTAATATGAAGAAAAGGATTCGGAAAGCCATAGTTGAGAAAGTCATCCCGGTCTTGACACAATTCTTGGAGGATAACAGCATCAGCGCACCTCCAGGAGTCACTCCCAAGAAGCTAGAAGAGATGTTGGGTGAGTTATTTgaaggctga
- the LOC120668886 gene encoding ATP-dependent zinc metalloprotease FTSH 1, chloroplastic-like, translated as MAPLSVSTSHLLITASLPKPKPSSLRPPRLPLAKPLPATLLALAAAPALAADAPAPPQAPAPAPAPELQAEPPTPTANPFANSLLTAPKPSASADLPEGAQWRYSEFLSAVKRGKVERVRFSKDGGLLQLTAVDGRRATVVVPNDPDLIDILATNGVDISVSEGEAAGPGGFLAFVGNLLFPFIAFAGLFFLFRRAQGGPGAGPGGLGGPMDFGRSKSKFQEVPETGVTFLDVAGADQAKLELQEVVDFLKNPDKYTALGAKIPKGCLLVGPPGTGKTLLARAVAGEAGVPFFSCAASEFVELFVGVGASRVRDLFEKAKAKAPCIVFIDEIDAVGRQRGAGLGGGNDEREQTINQLLTEMDGFTGNSGVIVLAATNRPDVLDSALLRPGRFDRQVTVDRPDVAGRVKILEVHSRGKALAKDVDFEKIARRTPGFTGADLQNLMNEAAILAARRDLKEISKDEISDALERIIAGPEKKNAVVSEEKKRLVAYHEAGHALVGALMPEYDPVAKISIIPRGQAGGLTFFAPSEERLESGLYSRNYLENQMAVALGGRVAEEVIFGQENVTTGASNDFMQVSRVARQMVERFGFSKKIGQVAIGGPGGNPFLGQQMSSQKDYSMATADVVDAEVRELVERAYSRATQIITTHIDILHKLAQLLIEKETVDGEEFMSLFIDGQAELFVA; from the exons ATGGCGCCGCTCTCGGTGTCCACCTCCCACCTCCTCATCACCGCCTCCCTCCCAAAGCCCAAGCCTTCCTccctccgcccgccgcgcctccctctcGCCAAGCCCCTCCCCGCGACGCTcctcgctctcgccgcggcgcccgccctTGCCGCTGATGCGCCGGCGCCTCCCCAGGCCCCggcccccgcgcccgcgcccgagcTCCAGGCCGAGCCCCCCACCCCGACCGCCAACCCCTTTGCCAACTCCCTCCTCACGGCCCCCAagccctccgcctccgccgaccTCCCCGAGGGCGCGCAGTGGCGCTACAGCGAGTTCCTCTCCGCCGTCAAGCGTGGTAAGGTCGAGCGCGTCCGCTTCTCCAAGGACGGCGGGCTGCTCCAGCTCACCGCCGTCgacggccgccgcgccaccgtcgTCGTCCCCAACGACCCCGACCTCATCGACATCCTCGCCACTAACGGCGTCGACATCTCCGTCTCCGAGGGCGAGGCCGCCGGGCCCGGGGGGTTCCTCGCCTTCGTCGGCAACCTCCTATTCCCCTTCATCGCCTTCGCGgggctcttcttcctcttccgccGCGCGCAGGGCGGGCCGGGCGCGGGCCCCGGCGGGCTCGGCGGGCCCATGGACTTTGGACGCTCCAAGAGCAAGTTCCAGGAGGTGCCTGAGACCGGAGTAACCTTCCTCGACGTCGCCGGTGCCGATCAGGCCAAGCTCGAGCTGCAGGAGGTTGTTGATTTCCTCAAGAACCCGGACAAGTACACCGCTCTGGGTGCCAAGATCCCCAAGGGATGTCTCCTCGTCGGCCCGCCCGGGACAGGTAAAACCCTGCTCGCGCGTGCCGTCGCTGGTGAGGCCGGGGTACCCTTCTTCTCCTGCGCTGCCTCCGAGTTCGTCGAGCTCTTCGTCGGTGTCGGTGCCTCCAGGGTCCGCGACCTCTTCGAGAAGGCCAAGGCCAAGGCACCCTGCATTGTCTTCATCGATGAGATTGATGCCGTCGGGAGGCAGCGTGGTGCTGGGCTCGGTGGCGGTAACGACGAAAGAGAGCAGACTATTAACCAGCTCTTGACAGAGATGGATGGTTTCACCGGCAACAGCGGTGTCATTGTGCTCGCCGCGACCAACAGGCCTGATGTCCTGGACTCTGCTCTTTTGCGTCCAGGAAGGTTTGATCGTCAGGTCACCGTTGACAGGCCAGATGTCGCCGGACGCGTCAAGATTCTTGAG GTCCACTCCAGAGGAAAAGCATTGGCGAAGGATGTAGACTTTGAGAAGATTGCTAGAAGAACCCCTGGTTTCACTGGCGCTGATCTTCAAAACTTGATGAATGAGGCTGCCATTCTTGCCGCTCGCCGTGATCTTAAAGAAATCAGCAAGGATGAGATCTCTGATGCTCTTGAAAGGATCATTGCTGGCCCTGAGAAGAAAAATGCAGTTGTTTCTGAAGAGAAGAAGAGACTTGTGGCTTACCATG AGGCTGGTCATGCCCTTGTCGGTGCCCTTATGCCGGAGTATGATCCTGTTGCTAAGATTTCCATCATTCCTCGTGGTCAAGCTGGTGGACTCACATTCTTTGCTCCAAGTGAAGAGAGGCTAGAGTCGGGATTGTACAGCAGGAACTATCTTGAGAACCAAATGGCTGTAGCCCTTGGTGGCAG GGTTGCTGAAGAGGTGATCTTTGGCCAAGAAAACGTGACAACAGGAGCTTCCAACGACTTCATGCAGGTGTCACGTGTCGCAAGGCAAATGGTTGAAAGATTTGGATTCAGTAAGAAGATTGGACAAGTTGCGATAGGGGGACCTGGTGGAAACCCTTTCTTGGGACAGCAG ATGTCCAGCCAGAAGGACTACTCCATGGCTACAGCGGATGTTGTGGATGCTGAGGTGAGGGAGCTCGTGGAGAGGGCCTACTCGAGAGCAACACAGATCATCACGACGCACATCGACATCCTCCACAAGCTTGCGCAGCTTCTGATCGAGAAGGAGACGGTGGATGGGGAGGAGTTCATGAGCCTGTTCATCGATGGCCAGGCCGAGCTGTTTGTCGCTTGA